The following coding sequences are from one Bdellovibrionales bacterium window:
- a CDS encoding Hsp33 family molecular chaperone HslO has product MSKGQIYKFISANGFIRASAFVGTELLNEMRDIQKTSPPSTMALGRALSGVTLLSSLLKNGQVVSLQIQCDGPMKMLFAQASYEGHVRAFISEPQLPMAVEGHKLILAPLVESGTLTMTTYLSANTTPQRSQVLIETGEITEDIAHYIRTSTQTPCALSTGISFGPEGVVNGAGGILVEMMPGHTENDALFVERSLNTIGSLSQIFAEGTSAEQVLRLLFVGLEGTYWEHPFPVEIVCSCSLDKVLNSLKLLGEQELKKIIEDKEEPLEVGCEMCGKKYQAFLKDIKNVYNELKGLH; this is encoded by the coding sequence ATGAGTAAGGGTCAGATTTACAAATTTATTTCAGCCAACGGCTTTATCCGGGCCTCCGCATTTGTTGGGACAGAACTTCTCAACGAAATGCGCGATATCCAAAAAACCTCGCCTCCGTCCACGATGGCTCTTGGCCGCGCCTTGTCGGGAGTGACGCTCTTATCGTCACTGCTGAAGAACGGGCAGGTGGTGTCCTTGCAAATTCAGTGTGACGGCCCGATGAAGATGCTTTTTGCGCAGGCCTCTTATGAGGGGCACGTGCGTGCTTTTATCTCCGAACCCCAGCTCCCGATGGCTGTCGAGGGGCACAAACTCATTCTTGCGCCACTGGTGGAGTCTGGAACTCTCACGATGACCACTTACCTTAGTGCCAACACCACTCCTCAGCGCAGTCAGGTGCTCATCGAAACGGGTGAGATCACCGAGGACATTGCTCATTACATTCGAACGTCCACTCAGACTCCGTGTGCTCTTTCCACGGGAATTTCGTTTGGCCCGGAGGGCGTAGTGAACGGCGCCGGTGGAATTTTAGTGGAAATGATGCCGGGACATACAGAAAATGACGCTCTCTTTGTGGAAAGAAGTTTAAACACCATCGGATCTCTATCGCAAATTTTTGCGGAGGGCACGAGCGCGGAGCAAGTGCTGCGCTTGTTGTTCGTGGGCCTTGAGGGAACTTATTGGGAACATCCCTTTCCTGTGGAGATTGTTTGCAGCTGCAGCTTAGATAAAGTTTTGAACTCGTTAAAACTTCTCGGCGAACAAGAACTTAAAAAAATCATTGAGGATAAGGAAGAGCCCTTGGAAGTGGGCTGCGAAATGTGCGGCAAAAAATATCAGGCGTTCCTTAAAGATATCAA